DNA sequence from the Gammaproteobacteria bacterium genome:
ACCTGATCCGACCAGTCCATGGTCGTGAACCAGTACTTCCAAGTCTTATCGAGCCAACCATTGCTCGTATTAACCATGATCCAGTTTGAAAAGACATTCAACGCATCAGGATCACCTTTCCGTATCCCGAATGACTCATCGCCCTCGGTCAGCTTTTCGAGCGTCGGATTAAATAGGACGTCGGGATTTTGACCCTGCCAGAGAGTGGGTTTTGGAAAACTTGTCAAGACAGCGTGAGCGTTACCGTTGACGACTTCCTGGAGAACCAGTGAACTGTCATCAAACTGGCGCAGCTTCGCTTTCGGGAACAATTCCTGGGTATCAGTACAGGAAGTCGCGCCACGGCGACAGGTAAACGTCACCTTTGAGCTGTTGTATCCCTCTGGCCATGTAAGATCACCTGCCAATTTTGTGTTGGCTACGATTCCCATTCCAGAGTGGGCATAGGGTCTACTAAAGTTAATGGTTAGATTTCTCTTTGGCGTGACACTCATACCACCAATAATGACGTCAAAGTTACCAGCAATTAACGCTGGAATGATGCCTGACCATGCTGTGGGCACGAATTCAATCTCGACACCTAAGTCCGCAGCCAGCTTGGTCGCGACATCGATCTCAAAGCCGATGAGATCGCCTGCCTTATTCCGCATGGCCCAAGGGACAAATGTCGCCATACCCACTCTCACTTTGCCACGCTTCATAATCGTTTCGATTACGCTCTCGGTGGTCAGTTGCAGTTGAAGTTCACCAGCCATCACAGGCGAAGCAATCAACAAAAGTCCAAGCATAAAGGTAATGCCCGCTATCAGTTGTTTAACAGGACGCATAATAGTTTTCTCCTTGTTTAAAGTAACACGTCACAACCCCACACAATGTGTGGCCCTTTTTCCAGCGCGCCTCATGATGCGGTCGGCGAATTTGATGGGCAAACCAAGACCCCCACTAAACCGACTGTTTCATGTGACGTTCCAGAAAACCAATGAGTATCGACAACGTAACTGTTATCGACAAATAAATCACCGCTACCAATAACCATATCTCAAAAGCCATGAATGTTTCCGAAATAATATCCAACCCCGCTGTTGTGAGATCAAACACAGCGATGACACTGACAATTGCGGAGTGCTTGATTAGGTTAACAATAATGCCCGCCAAAGGAGGAAGCATAATCGGTATTGCCTGGGGCAAAATCACATAAAGATAACCCTGCCCACGGCTCAGCCCTACGCTGTCGCTTGCCTCCCATTGCCCTTTGGGCACCGATAAGATACCCGCCCGCATGATCTCCGAAGCAAATGAGCCCTCAAAAAAAGAAATGCACAGCACTGCGATCCAGAAACGATCCAGTTGCAGTATCGGCCCGAGGATAAAATAGAATACGAAGAGCTGGATTAGCAACGGTGTGTTGCGGACGATTTCCAAGTAGACGGTCGCCAGCAATCTACCGGAAAAAGATCCCGACAAGCGCAGAAAAGCAGTGATCAGCCCAATGAACAGCCCCAGCACGATGCTGTATCCTCCAATCTCAAGAGTCACAAACAACCCATCGACGAGCGGACCCCAGATCAGTTCTCCGTCGATCACTTTGTAGAGGTACTGAGGCACTCGGTGCCACTGCCAGGCATAGTGCATGTTGGCGGCACCCTGCAGGGTTATCCATACCAGACCACAGGTGAAAACAATGAACTGGATCACATCAAACGCTCGACTCTTCCACCATTTTGGGGAACTCGAGCGACCAATTTGTTGAGTTTCAGGTCGAGTCAATGTGGTTTGCCAGCCAGTTTTGGAAATAACGAACATTCTGTTCCCAGGTCGTTGAAAACTTGACATCATTGGCAATCGGGGACGAACGGGCTTCCTGCTGTAACTCCATACAGCGGTGATCTTGCGGGCGAATTCCCCGGCGATCCGTTAACTCACGCGCAGGACCTAACCAGCGATCTAGAACTTTATTCACCGCGCCTTCGAAACAAATTTCACCCATCACTCCTGGCGCAAAAAACCAAGCCATCCTCGCTTGGGTCACCCCTGGAGCTATGGGAACGTAAACGGCTGGAGCGTAAGCCATAGATCCGATAGTCACTGTGGTGTTAGGCAATACTGCATTTGCAGCACTCGTGTGTCCGTCAGGTTCCCACTTTTGGGGCAGTGAGGGCAGATAACCACTTGAACCTTCAACCGGTTGTGGTATTGGCGGTCGTCTATCATTTGTCCGCAACATCATAGTATTCCCTTCCGCAATCATATCGGTATACGGCTCTCCACTATCCAAATCGACTTCATCCGACATTTTGTCAAACACACCGTCGTGAACCCAGACGTGGTGATAGACCTCCCAGTTTTCCATGACCAGCTTCCAGTTGGCTCGGAAGTCCCATGTCTGGCGATGACCGATCTCGAGAGAGTCAATGTCTAAGTGGGCAAGTTCTCTATCCATTGGTTCGAGATAGTCGGGCAGACTGGCTGCTTTACCGTCTATGTTAATGAATACAACATGGTTCCAAACGTGACTCCGCACAGGAACCAAACTATTCTTCAAGGGATCTACCGGATTATCCCTTGATCCAGCTGTACCATCCCAGAATGGCGTTGCAATCAGACTTCCCATTAGGTCGTAGGTCCAACCGTGATAGGGACACTTGAAATTGGTCAGTCCCTCGCAAGGCTTGTCAAGAACAATTGTTGCTCTGTGGCGACAGACATTCTGCAGGACTCTAATATTGTCATCGTCGTCCCGAACAAGAATCAAGGGCAATCCGTGAACTGTCAGGGGTACAGCGTCACCGCGCTTTGGTACGTCAGTATCAAATGCAATCCCCACCCAAGTTTTAGGGAACAACCGCTCTTGTTCGAGTTCAAAAAATGTTTGGCTGGTATAAACGAAAGCGGGTAACCCCCGAGCTTTATCTAGGACTGGCTCTCGAAGCGCTCGCAATATTTCCGGCTGAAATATTTTTCCCCCGTTACTCATCCTGAATTTTCTCAGTCGCAGGTGCAAGTTTTGCACCTGGCCCGCCCCCGTTAACTGGTTCAGTTTAGATGTTAGTGCATGACCTGCCTTTGGTCCATCGGGACGATGGTTTCCGGGGCTGGCATCGAGGAGCCCTCGTTATTTGTAGAGCCGGGAATCTTTGTGGTCCGTCCAAATCAGACGCTCTACTTCGCCATAGTCCAGACCATGCCGTTTGCGAGACCGAGTTTCGGTAACATCTTGAAGGCTATCGACTCTGTGATTGCAAAAGATTATCCGGCCAGAGGAGAAGTCATGTTCAATCGCATAGAGCACTACTTCGGTGACCAGTTGGGTAACTGCAAGATCGTTGTCTGGGGTTTGGCGTTCAAAGCCCTCACCAACGATGTACGCGAGAGTCCGGCAATTACGCTCGCCCAGCGACTTATTGGGGCCGGGGCGTCTCTGGAGGTCCACGATCCCCAAGCCATGGAAACCGCCAAAGCCGTCCTGGGCGATAAGCAGATCGAATACTGCCAACACATGTACGACCCGCTCAAGGACGCAGACGCACTGCTAGTCTGCACTGAGTGGCAGGAGTTCCGAACACCGGACTTCGCCAGGATGCCGAGCTGATGGCAGGGGACGTAATCTTCGACGGAAGGAATCTTTACGACCTGGAATGGATTACCAACAGGCCGTTTCGCTATTACAGCATCGGGCAGCCAGCGGTCAATCCGAAATAGAAGGCAAAGGCCTGCAGTATGAAGATCCTGCCAACGGAGTAGCGTCGCGCGTAAGAGCTATAGATTTACGCCACCGAAAAGAGGTCGCGCGCCATAGCCTTGGTGTGCTCGTTGTAGAAAAGTACCGTGTCGGCTTCGGCCGACGTTGTCGCCACGGTGATCGCATGCTCGCCGACTATTGTTCCATCGCCGTGAATGGTATTGGCGGGTGTATGCAGCGCATACCCGTAAGGGATAGTGAACGCGGTGAAGTTGAACTCGTCGGGTGAGACTCTTTTGCCGATTGTTATGTAGCCACCGCAATCGGGGGACAGAGGTGCATGAACATGCGGGAAATTATGAGTCTCGACAAAATAACCGCCGCCTCCTGCTAACTCGGTTAAAAAGTCTTCCTGATAGTTTTTACCGTAACGGTATTTCGCCAGTACCATGTCGAACTCGTCTGACAGAAGTTCGAACGCCTGGTCGTTCTCAACCAGCGTAAGGCCGTAGTACATGACGTTTTCCTTGCTCGCTGTCACGACCGGGATGCGAAAGCCGTCTGGCACTAAAATCGCCCCCAGTTCATAGAACACGTTGGCATTGCCGCCCGCCTGTACGTTGACGTAGGCTTTACGGGCATCTTCAGGTCTATACCATGCGGCCTTGACCGCCACCATATCTGGTTTGTCACAACTGCTGCTCTCTGCGGGAGACTGGCCAGTGGTGTGAACGAGTATCTCGGTTTCAGCGAGCACCAGTTTCCAGTTTGTCGTTCCTTGCTCAACGAACGCCAGGCCACCATCGGTCCTCAAGACTTCGTCATCGTCATCCCGTACCGAAAAGCGGGAAATGATAATGCTCTCAAATATTTCACGGGATTCTTCCGTCAAATCGAAGTAAATGGGGCGCCCTTGAACCTCGGTCATACTGTTTTCCGCTGCATGAACAGAACCCGATTATAGCCTTCCCGCCCGGTACGAATGTCCGAACGACCACCCCGTATCTTCATTCCCAAGATCAGCAGTTACATCAGCCAGTTGCAGCCCTTCGGTCAATCAATCGGTAACAATTTATTAAGTTTTTGCTTTAGTCGAACAGTCGGAACCAGAGAAACTTGGTCAATGGCGAATGAAAGTCGCAGGAACAGTGGAAAAAATGGTGGGCACGACTGGGATTGAACTTTCTCTAAGGGTCTTGGGGTTACTTTTAGCTTGGAAACATAAAGCGTGTACACACACTCACGCATTATTTAACGTCTGGGAAGTAAAAGACTATGATTGCGTTATGACGCGATTTGGAGTCAATCAGATGAAATTATTATTGTTTGTAGCTGCTCTACTATTTGCGTTTCCAATTAATGCCTATGATGAAAACGATCTAAAAAGGTTTAAAGCGCTCAACAAATGTCCGGGTTGTGAGTTGAGCGGGGCGGATTTCACTCGTAGAGATTTCAGCTATGCTCAGAGAAGATCTCACTGACGCAATAGTCGGGGTAACAGCTACTGGCCCGGCGGCCTGCTATCCTTCAAAACGTTTAACGCGTATCACTTGGCGTCAGCCCCGAATTTTAATCCGGCATACGTACTCCAGCCCGGAGAGCTGTATTTATCATTCAAAGACATGGTGATGATTGATCTTAACGACGGTGAGGATCCGGAGATTAGTCAATCCTGGATAATTGCCCGGCATTGACAATTGTTTTCGTTGGCGTCTGAACAATCGATACAGGTTTCGGCCCTCGAGATAGCGTTCTGTGCGATCATAGCGATTGTGTGCAGATCGGAGAAGTCGGCTTGCAATCGGGTGACCTAATCTTTTGCCAGACAATCTAGAAGATCGGCCTGATTCGCAACAGCTCACATATAGCCAGGTCGGTTGAGGCTGTCTGGAATGTTGGTAGTGTCATTGTTGTTTAGGGGAAACGAATGAGTCGCGGGAAATTAATCATCGCTAATCTAGTGCGCTGGCTAACGTTGACAACCGGGGTTATTTGTTTGACCGGCTGTTCAGGCAATTTTGGTTGGTATGTCATCTCACCGACGACAGATCAAGGAATCATCAACATCAAGTTTCTGCTCGGCGGCCTTAAATTTACCATTCTGCTGTCGGTGACCGCGATCGTAATAGCAATTGTTCTTGGGTTGTTGATTGCGCTACCTGGGATCTCGAAGAATCGACTCGCCAAAGGCATCAATTGGACTTATGTGGAACTGATTAGGGCCATACCTCTCCTAGTCATGATTCTTTGGGTCTACTACGGCTTGCCGCAGGTGGCCGGTATCTCAATAAGTGCTT
Encoded proteins:
- a CDS encoding transporter substrate-binding domain-containing protein, translating into MRPVKQLIAGITFMLGLLLIASPVMAGELQLQLTTESVIETIMKRGKVRVGMATFVPWAMRNKAGDLIGFEIDVATKLAADLGVEIEFVPTAWSGIIPALIAGNFDVIIGGMSVTPKRNLTINFSRPYAHSGMGIVANTKLAGDLTWPEGYNSSKVTFTCRRGATSCTDTQELFPKAKLRQFDDSSLVLQEVVNGNAHAVLTSFPKPTLWQGQNPDVLFNPTLEKLTEGDESFGIRKGDPDALNVFSNWIMVNTSNGWLDKTWKYWFTTMDWSDQVDLKK
- a CDS encoding amino acid ABC transporter permease, whose amino-acid sequence is MIQFIVFTCGLVWITLQGAANMHYAWQWHRVPQYLYKVIDGELIWGPLVDGLFVTLEIGGYSIVLGLFIGLITAFLRLSGSFSGRLLATVYLEIVRNTPLLIQLFVFYFILGPILQLDRFWIAVLCISFFEGSFASEIMRAGILSVPKGQWEASDSVGLSRGQGYLYVILPQAIPIMLPPLAGIIVNLIKHSAIVSVIAVFDLTTAGLDIISETFMAFEIWLLVAVIYLSITVTLSILIGFLERHMKQSV
- a CDS encoding aromatic ring-hydroxylating dioxygenase subunit alpha — translated: MSNGGKIFQPEILRALREPVLDKARGLPAFVYTSQTFFELEQERLFPKTWVGIAFDTDVPKRGDAVPLTVHGLPLILVRDDDDNIRVLQNVCRHRATIVLDKPCEGLTNFKCPYHGWTYDLMGSLIATPFWDGTAGSRDNPVDPLKNSLVPVRSHVWNHVVFINIDGKAASLPDYLEPMDRELAHLDIDSLEIGHRQTWDFRANWKLVMENWEVYHHVWVHDGVFDKMSDEVDLDSGEPYTDMIAEGNTMMLRTNDRRPPIPQPVEGSSGYLPSLPQKWEPDGHTSAANAVLPNTTVTIGSMAYAPAVYVPIAPGVTQARMAWFFAPGVMGEICFEGAVNKVLDRWLGPARELTDRRGIRPQDHRCMELQQEARSSPIANDVKFSTTWEQNVRYFQNWLANHIDST
- a CDS encoding UDP binding domain-containing protein; translation: MTCLWSIGTMVSGAGIEEPSLFVEPGIFVVRPNQTLYFAIVQTMPFARPSFGNILKAIDSVIAKDYPARGEVMFNRIEHYFGDQLGNCKIVVWGLAFKALTNDVRESPAITLAQRLIGAGASLEVHDPQAMETAKAVLGDKQIEYCQHMYDPLKDADALLVCTEWQEFRTPDFARMPS